The DNA region atgatcctatggtttttattcttattgattgatttgcagatattgaaaaatccttgcatccctgggataaatcccacttgatcatggtgtatgatccttttagtgtattgctggattctgtttgctactattttgttgaggatttttgcatctgtgttcatcagtgatattggcctgtaattttctttttttgtgatgtctctttctggttttggtatcagtgtgatgctggcctcatggaatgagttcagaagcattccttcctctgcaattttttggaatagtttcagaaggataggcattaattcttctctaaatgtttggtagaattcacctgtgaagccatctggtcctagacttttgtttgttgggagtttttaaattactgattaagggaattcctggcagtccagtggttaggactccacacttcactgctgagggcccaggttctatccctgttcagggaactaagatcctgcaagctgcacggcgtggccaaaaataataaataaataaataaataaatgatttcatttcagtacagcaagtcccctacatatgaacgagttccattccaagagtgcattcgtaagtccaatttgttcgtaagtccagcaaagttagccccggtacccaactaacacaatcggctatatagtactgtgcagtgataggtttataatacttttcacacaaataatacataaaaaacaaacacgaaaaataaagaaaacgtttaatcttacagtacagtaccttgaaaagtacagtagtacagtacaacagctggcatacaggggctggcatggagttaacaggcaagaagagttactgactggaggagggagaggaggtgggagatggtagagctgaaggatcatcagcaataggagatggagggcaatctgcaatttcactcacacctgacgttgatggcacaggttctggttccttgctggattcagttctatCTACCTTCTTgaaaaaaacgatccagtgatgtctgggtagtactgtaccagctacatcactacTGCTTTTACACTtacttccagacatcctgggcttgaaataaagatactgtgctATTGTACTCCATAcggtactgtacagtaaagtacacaaaagcacaaccacttgtagaggattcATGCACGTGACAGTGtacaccagacacatgaactaacttacgtgactggacatgcgaactcacgttcacatctttgaaagttcacaacttgaaggttcgtatggaggggacttactgtactggtaattggtctttTCACTTTTGATCATAtattttgatgcacaaaagtatTCAGCTTTGATGAattccaatttatctattttttctttggctaCTTGTATCTAACCACCACTTGAAACTCCTCTAACCCACCCTCCACCCAACAGCTAGAGGGAGCTTTCAAAACTATGTCCCCTCCTGCTCAAAACAGTGCCATATTTGTGATTTAGAACAGTACTTCTTGCATCAAATATGCAAAGAAAGCACCTGAGAATCTTacaaaatgtagattctgattcgGTAGATCTAGTGTGGAACCTGACAATCAACACATCTACCAAGCTTCCCGGTGATTCTGTGGCAGTTTGTGTTTTCTGAAAATGACCACAGCAATATTTCCTGTTGTTACTGAACTGAACTTGATTTTGCTTGCCCATTGCGCAGCAAAGTCAATCTTCTGGCACCAAGTTGTGGTAAAGGAAAGTATAGCATTTATTtgcaggcaccaagcaaggaCAATGGGCAGcttgtgctcaaaagacccaaattccctgatggttttcaggaagggtgtttttggttttgttttttggccatgctgcatggcttgtgggatcttatttccctgaccagggatcaaacccgagccctcaacagtgaaagtgcggagttcCAACCACCGGACTGCTAAGGAATGCCCTCAAATGCTACTCTTAAACCAGGTTTGTCAGGGGAAAGCAGAAACACAGTCCTCCACTACCACAGATTATGCAGTCAATTTCCCACATTTGGGGAAATCACAGGGGTCAGCACATCCAGAGTGCAATGGATAAGCCTCACCCTGGGAAAACCACCTTCATGATCATGGTATCTCCCCTGCCAGGTAAGTATtaggaagggtttttaaaggcaactttTGAGGTTAGGGCTTCAGGATACATGACTTTCTTCTGTTTGGTTGGTTGTGaagtaacagggtgatgtttcaggaatcttaatcatcaaccttctggttccaaccagtctggggtctacatgcttgtggtcagcatttagtcaccatcctccacctgagtCGGGGTCTTaatttctgcagaacaactcaaaggtATGCATCAGACCGCTACATATATCGCCTGAGGAGGAACTAGCACTCTGCTTTATTGCTGAACCATTGTTTAAGCCATCATTACTTTTCTTGATtgactgtttttcctttgtttctgcattctctcaCTTCCCTAATTCCTAGTAACtatttgaatctgctctttggaactcagggaaggtctaggagactaaagcctctttctgcaaacaagaaacaggagacacagaggggcttttgtacctgggagggccccacagggtcctgcttggtttcccTGGCCCACATGCTTCCAGAACCTTGCACTCCCCATAAAGAGGTGGGaaccatttccccttcccctgaACCTTTGCGATTGCCATAACAGGTGGAATATGGTGAGGGTGACTGCCTGGCATCTGAAGCTAAGTTTTACAAGGCAATATGGCTTCCGCCTGGCTCTCTCTTCATGATATTTGCCTTTGGAACCCACCCACCATGCTGTGTGAAAGCCAATCTCACCCATGTGGAGAGATGACCTGCAGAGGAACAGAGGCCCCAGCTAATAGCCAGCATCAACTACCAGACGTGTGAGTGAATGTGCCTTCAGAAGATTCCACCTGAAGAGCAGTAGCTCACCGTGGAGCAGAGATGAGTTATCCCCACAGACTGCAGATTCATGTGCAAAATACATGCTGTCATTGCTTAAAATAACTgagttttggggttgtttgttatgcagcagtagatagCTGCAGCAATGCTCATTCTGCTGGTCCATGGACtgcactttgagtagcaagaagCTAGATCACTAGACCTTCTAGGACTTTTGCATGTGCAATTTTCCTACTtgttattcttttcccattctctttctttgcttgGCTCATATTTACTTATTCCTTAGGTTCTTTTCTAAGAACACTTTCCTGATGTTTCAGGCTGGGCCTCTTGCCTTATCTGAGTCCTCTCCCATCCTGCTCCATGCTCCCCGGTGAGGAAAAATGCACGCTTACATTTTTGCAATTCTTCTTCAAAACACTTTCTATTTGAGAGTGAGGATATTCCCAGAGAACTGAGATGTTGGCAGATGGGGGAGTCCGtgctcccccatccctgccctgatCATCTTAGCTATCTCTGTGTGTTAAGGGGTCCCCCCACCTTGCTGGGCTGGGAGCTCCAGAGGGCAAACTTGGTACTGACTTGATCATTGCTGGATGTAGCTCAGGAAGTTGGCACTGAGAAGGACAGTactggggagggggagctgaCCACATTCACCCAAACTTCCCTGAGTGTTTGACTGAGGTGACTCCCCCATAGATGTCACCTCTATGGCCCAGGACATGGCCCAGAGCAACTCCCACCCAGACATCAGGGGCCACCCACCATGCTGTTCTTGAATAGTAAACATTCCCTCCCAAGTCGCCCCCTCCAGTCTCCCGtctgtgcctccctccctcccagtctCTTTCCCCCCAAGAGGCAGAGTACCTTGGCATTTGTGAAACATGACTCAGACCCTGTGGCCATGgagccccacctccccagccctggtGACCCCCACGGACTCGATGTAGCTGCCAAGAGACCCGGACTGCCCCCCAGCCTCTTTCTAGAGTGCCCAGTGTCAGAGAGGGGGCTCTGCTCATTTGCATGCTCTTGGGGTATCTTTCCCCTTCCCTGGGTACTGGGGTCTGACTTCCAGCATTCTCCCCAGCACCACCCCCTACAGGGGAACTCCCAGCAGCTGCAGACCTGGCTAAGGTAGGCAAAGGAGGACCAGTTTGAGGATGGAGCCCAAACCCCCAAACCCCTCGAGTCTTGGGTGACTCCAGTGCACAAAAAGAAGaagggtatttttaaattttattttatttatttttgtctacattgggtcttcgttgcagtgcgcgggcttctcactgcagtggcttctcttgttgcggagcaccggctctaggcgcgcgggcttcagtagttgtggctcgcgggctctagagtagaAGCAGGTTTTTTTGAAGATGGAAATCCCCATGGACAGGAATTCAGCACCTGCCAGCATCTCACTTCTCTGGGAATATCCTCACTCCCAAGCAGAAAATTGTTTTGAAGAATCGCAGAAATGCAAGCGTGTATTTTTCCTCACTGGGAGTAATGGTTTTATGAAGAATGTCCAACTGTCTTCCCAGAAGAGCTGTCTCTCCTCAGGCTGGAGCCCTCCACCTGCTGTCTTGGGCATCTTTTCTACAAGTGTGGACCTGGGCAGGAGTTATATTTGCAGCCCTGCTTCTCGTCGGCTGCCATCTGCAGATATCTGCCTGTCTCCTGAATGTGGCGCTGTAACACAGTTGCAACGCATCTGGGAATATTGCTGAAACCTCGCCGCTCATCTGTTCACACCCACATTCCTTTTTCAAACGTCTGAAATAGTGCAGTGCAAGAGAAATACAGTGGGAGCTACTTATGTAATTTTAAGCTTTCTagcagtcatattttaaaatgtaaaaagaaatagatgaataagcacaggaaaagatgctcaacatcattaattattagggaaatgcaaatcaaaaccacaatgaggtaccacctcacagacattaggatggctatcatgaaaaaaaaggaaaaagaaaaaaaaaaaaaagaaaataacgtGTTGGCAAGGAGGTGGAAAGTTGGAacgcttgtgcactgttggtgggaatgacaAATGGCACAGCCAACAGTATGGCACTTCCTCAAATAATTACACAGAGACTTACCGTAcaatccaggaattccacttctgggtacagacccaaaagaattgaaagcagagacttggacagatatttgtacacccttGTTCAGAGAAATGTATTTCACCACAGCcaaaaaaggtagaaacaacccaagtgcccatcgaCAAATAAAATGTGGTTGTGCATACCACAtgtatggaatattattcaggctcaaaaaggaaggaaattctgatacacactgcaacatgggtgaaccctgaggacattatgctaagtgacataagccagttatgaaaagacaaatactgtgtgatcccacttacatgaggtccctagagtaggcaaattcatagagacgcaaagtagaagggtggttgccaggggctgggggagggggaatggggactTGTCGTTTAAGGGGTACAGTTTccgttttgcaagatgaaaacacaTTCACACAACAACGTGAATATATTTcacactactgaattgtacacttaaaaatggttaaaatggtaacttttatgttatatgtattttaccacagtaaaagaGTTTACaaataaacaggtgaaattagctttagtcatatttttatttatcccaACATACCcagaatattatcatttcaaaatgtaattaatttttatgattattgaCATGTTGTCTATTCTTTTTATCACACCCAGCTTGGAGATTCAGCGTGTATTTTACACGTACAGCACACCTCAGTGAGACCTAGCCACTTTTCAAGCACTCAATAGCCATCTGCACGCATCTCCATCATATTTGCAAAGACCCAGGCCTCCCCTGCAACACACCTACAGCACATCTGCAAATACACCTAGAGTTTCTCTGCAAACCTCCCACATCACCTGCAAACACGCCCGCAGCTCAGGGACCCACCCCTCAATCTAATCTCCGACATTTTCAGAGAAAGCACTTGCTCAAGGAGCACGTGCCAATGCCAAATTGATGTTTGCAGGTTGATTTGACCAGCAAATCTCCCCATCTTCTTGGCATAAATTTGCATACCATTCATGTGTCCGAAAGCACAGCAGCAGGGCCTCAGATAGTCATTTCAAAGTCAGGGAGGCGGTGACCTGGGGCTGGACCACAGGccccctcctgcttcccttccagctctctgtcctcctcctcctccaggaaggtgATCAGTTCCTCCTGAAGTGCCCCCATCTCCAACCCCAGGCTGCATAGCTGGCCCAGCAGCTGGACATCCACTAGGCGGAGGTTCACCTGCGGGTGGGAAGGGGGAGTCATGGGCATCCCACCCCAGAGGGCAAGGGGTTAGTGTGCCTCTGCCGTGAAACCTGGGTGGGAGCAGGTCTCAGCTCAAGTCCCAGAAAAGATTCTTTGCCTGACCAAACTTTACTCAGGATCCTGAACCGTTTCCTAGGCCCATCAGCACTTCTTTGTAAaatccagttttagcaagaatcccccaTCCTCCTTATTTGATCTGGGCtcctcaccctccaccctcccccaggtGATGGCGGCTCACCCTgacctgccttcagcaagaatcctgctagATAGGTTGAGCCAGAATCCCCCCTAtacccctgatgtttcctcttaggaATTTTCTACCCGCCGACCCCTCTCCTGCTCCTTGGCTGTAAATTCCCCGTTGCCCATGTTGTATTCAGAGCtgagcccaatctctctcctCTACTGCAAAATCCCCATCACAGCAGTCTTCATACCTAGAGCCTTGCCATCTTTAACAGGTGTCATAAGTTACTTTCTCTTTAACAGTCCTGGCCCACAACACCGCAGGTGGGCTCCTCACTGTGTCCCTGGACTCTGCCATCCTGCTTCTGTCTCTGATCTCTGCCCTGTCTCCCTTTGTCTTGGTCTCTCCATTTCATTGTCCCTCGCTGTCTCCATCTCTCTCGTCCTTTCTCTGTGTCTTGAGTCttattctctttgtctctcttatTAGGTCTCCCTCTCTTGTgatctgtctccatctctctgtctctacttggctgtctctgtctgtctctgtccttCCATAtccctgtctttctgtctgtctctatttctctgcCCCTGCCTTGGACTGTCTCCACCTCTCTGTCTTTCAGATTTAATGAGTCTGTCCTTGTTGAGGCTCTCAATCTCTGCTTTCCATCTCTCATCTCTTTCTGGGTCTCTCTGTCTCCGCCTCTCTCTAGTCCTGTCTCTCATTCTTTGcgtctttctgtgtctctgtctgtgtCCATCGTTCTCTGGGTGTGTCTGCCTCTGCCTCTATTTCTCTATTCCTGTCTCTGACTTTCAATCTCTGGCCCTTTTTATTTACATTCATTCCTATTCATTTAtccactccccccaccaccccatctCTTACCCCTCCAAACCCCTCACTCACCAGCTCCTTCCAGATCCACAGCAGACTCTCCCTGGCACCTCCAGTGTCAGCCCCTGGGAACATGAGGGTCTGACCCACCCTCTTCACTGGGGGCACCACTCTCAGGGCCCGCGGGGgtgggcccagccctgggggcaCCAGTCCAGCCTGCCTCAGCTGCTTCCACAGCTCCATAGTCTCTGAGCAGGGGTGGCCAGGAGCAGGAAGTAGCAAGGTCCAGAGTGACCCAGTCCCCTGGGGagccgggggctgggggggggagggagtaAAGGGCAGTGGGGGTAGGAGAgggccagccccaccccctcgGGCAACCCAAAGTCCATTCTCCACTGAGAATTTGCAGCTtcgtgtgtttttgtttttgttttgttttaatcaaagTCTAACCTCAACTCTGCTCACAAGGATCCAACCTCAGCCCCTCTGGCGGAGGTCAAACTCCACTTCTCCCTGCCTCTTCTCAGGCCTGACCCCTCACCAGTGTGTGGATGCCCGGCCTCACCTCGTCCCGCCCTCTCCTGGGTCccacccactcctcctccccagcctcccctgcagccctcTTCTCCACTTGATCTCTGGCTTCCCCTGGCTTGGTCCTTGCCTGTCTTCTCCACTCGGGCCCTCCCAGGGCTTCCCAGACAATGTGCCTGAGGAGCCAGGAGTGGCTTCCGAGAAAACGATCCCTTGGCCAGGGTGCCTCGGTGTTCAGGCTGTTGGCCCACAGCTGAGCAGCCAGTTCTGCCGACCCTAGACTTGCCCAGAGACATTATCACTAGCAGCTTGGGCCCCGTCATGCAGAAGGTGGGGAGGCACTGCAGGCCTCCCTCAGCTAGAACCCCTCTTGCAGGGGTGTTAAAATTTCACCTATACGTCAATGGCTCCCAAGTCTCTGACTCCAATCCTGACCTCTAGACCACTACTCAGCATCTCCAGCTGGATGTCTCAGGCATCTCAAGGTGAATGTGGTCACAACAGAACTCTCAGCTGGGATCTACTCCACTGTATTAGCTTCCTATTGCTGTTGTAGCAagtgaccacaaacttagtggcttaaaacgacACAGACTTATTATCTTAcggttctagaggtcagaagtctaaagtGGGTCCACAGGTCtgggttccttctggaggctgtaggggagaatccatttcctagCCTTTCCCAGTTTCCAGAAGCCACCTGCATTCATTGGCTCATACGCCCTTCCCTGCATCATTCCAACCTCTTGCACCTGTCATCACGTCCTCTACTTACTGACTTTCCTGCCTCCATCTAAATAggactctgggacttccctggaagttcAGTGGCTAAGACGCTGTACTCCCAgcgcagggggcccagggttcgatcccaggtcggggaactaaaatcccacatgaggcaattaagagtttgcatgccacaactaaagttcctgaatgctgcaactaagacctggcacagacaaataaataaataaatatttttaaataaataaataaatatataaataaataagactcttgtgagacttccctggcagtccactggttaagactccgcacttccacttcagggggcacaggttcgatccctggtcggggaactaagatttccacatgctgcgcagcatggccaaaaaataaaaataaaaaataaaaagtaaaatagaactcttgggacttccctggtggcgcagtggttaagaatccgcctgccaatgcaggggacattggttcgagccttggtctgggaagatcccacatgccgcggagcaacaaggcccgtgagccacaactactgaagcccgcgcgcctagagcccgtgcttcgcaacaaagagaaacaaccgcaatgagaagctcgtcgtgcaccgcaacgaagagtagcccctgctcgctgcaactagagaaagcccgcgtgcagcaacgaagacccaacgcagccaaaaataaataaataaataaaaatacatttataaagaaaaaaaatagaactcttgtgattacattgggcccgtCGGgattatccaggataatctccccatctcaagattcttaatcacatctTCCCTTTACCATACAACGTAACATATTCACGGGTTCCAGGAATCAGGATGTGGAcatttggggggcgggggaactattcagcctaccacacctACCCTTCCATACCTGCTACTTTCCCAGTTTCCCCCTCTCCAAAAATGGCATCGCTATCCTTTTAGTTTCTCAAGCTATTGGCTCTGGCTTCAAAACAGACTCATAATCTGAGCACTTAGCACTTCCATTGCCCGGTCCCTGCTGCTGCCCCCATTCATCTCTTGTCTGGACGATTGCAGTAGCCTCTTTGCTGGCTCCGTGCTTCCCCCCTTGCTCTCTAAGGTCTGTTCTCCACCCGGCAGAAATGatctttagaaaatgtaaatcagatcgtGGCATGTCCCGGCAAATGGAATAAAGCACAGTTTCTTGCTCACCTCTCTGACCCAgtctcccacctctctccctgcAAGCTGGTCCcccctctgggcctttgcactggctgtacCTCTCTGCCTGAAACACTTTTTCCCCAGATCTTTGAATGGCTGTTTCCTTGTTATCCTTCACCTCCACTTAAATGTCACCACTTCACAGAGGTCTTTGCTGATGGCCCTGTGCCCCCGTCACTCCCTATTATATTGCCTGTTTTTATTTGCCTCTTATCAAACACTGTCTGAAATTATCTTGCTTATTCATGTGTTTCTTATCCATCCTCTCCTTGCCTGGAATGTCGACTCCCTGAGAAAGAGTCTTGGTCCCATGGCAACCTCACTACCCGGAACAGTGCCTGCCACGTGGTAGggactcagtaagtatttgtagaaggaatgaatgagtaatTCTACCCGCAAGACTTCATATTGAATTTTCACACTAAGATGTAGCCTGGAACTCCAAACTGAAATTGCCAACACATCACAATACTAGTCTTGAGATCTCACCTCTGTCGTTTACCCTGAGGTCTAACCTCACCATCTACTCGACACTTCCCTTCCCTGACCCTGCTTTAAGGAAGAGGTGGACAGTTTCTCTACGCATCATTCCCTGTTCTAAGGAGGTAGCACTAGTTAGAggcagaagaaaagggaacctcagGCGGACTATGAGTGCAGTCGGAGGGAAGGACGGTATTCCAACAGGAAGAACTGCCCACGCTCTCCTAGGGAAAGGCTGCCGAGTCCCATTTTAAGGCCCATGGCAGAAGAAGCTCCAAGCGATCCCTAAACCCGGTTAGAGTAATAAGTGTGTGCTCCTTTAAGAGGAGGGCTGGAAAATGGAGGGGGCGGGGCCATAAGAAAAGACGCCCAACCCTGAACCGGGTGGGTGAGATAAGAAAAGACCAGCCCCTTCCGGTTACGTAATCCTAGCGAGATGGCGGCCCCCAGAGCGGTAAGTGAACGAAGCTTCTGGAGCCCCCCCAATTAGTGTCCGCTCTGCTTTCAGGGCCTCTTTCGGCGCCCAGGGAACAAGTAGCGAGGGGGAGCAGGGGGCCTCTCCCGCTAGGCCTCGAGCTGGGCGCGGAGACGTGTGGCCGTCGGGGGCCGGGAAGGATCGGTGAGACTCGCAGGCCGCGGAGGAGAGAAACCAGTGGCAACCAATGGGGAAGCAGCGCGTGCGGTGCGAGAAAGCGCGCCCAGCCAATCAGAGGGAGGTATCCGACTGCGAGCGCCTGGAGCGGAGGGGCTGGCGAGAGTGGGACCTGCAAGGGATGAGGGTTTGGGAGGGGTTGGCAAAGAAACTGGGATTTGAGGTGCAAGGGTAGAGAACCGAAGGTGAGGGAAACTCATGGGAGAGTTAGAAATTTTGATGGAAAATCAAAGGGATGATGGAGAGTGGGGGCAGGATCCAAGAGGTGAATTTGGGAATTCCAAGGGAAGGACCTAGGGGAAATTAAGGGGAGGATTTGCCATATTGGGGAGAGAATTTAGAAGGAATTGGGCAAAATCAGGGAATGGACCTAGGAAAACTTAAAGTAAGAGGTTGGGAACTTAAGAggaattttaagggaaaataagGATTTGGGCAAAATTATCGGGAGAATTTGGttaaagcaaaaagagaaactgaggcagactAAGAGAAAATTTTGGAGGGGAAATTGAAGGAAGAGTTTGGGAGCTTTAAGAGATAAGTTAAGGGTGGTTTGGAGAGAAATTAAGGTTATATTTGGGGGAAAGGAATGCGTTAttcaggaagtctctggtgggaTTTGGATAAAATTAAGGGGAGAATTTGTGGGACATTAAGAGTTCAGATAATAGAGGTTTTGAGAGAAAGTGAGGGCTTAGGGGGAAATTAGGGGGAGAATTTAGGAAAACCAAGACCATTTGGCCAAATCAAAGAGAATTTAAGGTTGATTAAGGGGAAGAACTTGGGGGAAACATGGGGAAATTTTACGGATCCGAAAGAATTGGAAGTTCTGAGAGGAGAGTTAAGTGAGCAGGGAAGCACTGAGGAGGGGAGATGTGGGAGCAGAAGCAGGGGGCTGTGTGTCTCGCAGGAGGCGCCAGGctcagcctctcctcccctctccttctccccagtCCCTTCGCCTGGTGGCTCCAGTATGGAACGGGGGTACCAGCGGCATCCGTGGCCTGAGCAGGGCAGTGGACCCGGAGGGCAgtcagaggaaggggagggcGCTGCTCCAGTTCCTGGCTGACCGCTTCTATGATGTGGAGGCTGTGAGGGGGTACCTGCTCCAGAAGCAGGTGTTGAAGGTGCTCCAGAAAAATCGGTGAGAACCCCTGGCCTGCACGACCCTGCTGTTCAGGCCTCCCCAGTCAGTGCCCACCCTGCCCTTGCCACTCCAGGCAGCCCTGGGGCTTCCAGTGCCAGCCTTGCCCACTTGCATCTTCGTCTCCAGCCCACACACTTCCCAAGCCCTCCAGCTCGTAGACGCAACCCAATGCCCACCATCTCTTCTTGGAGGTCTAGCTGGCACTTCAGACCTAACATGGCTAACCCTTGGTTTCCCCCTTAAAAAGTCTTCTCACCCCCAAGCCTTCTCCATCCCAGTCAACGGCACCATTGCTTACCCGGTTGTTCAGACCACATTCTAAGGAATCGCTGATGCCTCTCTTTGCATCCCTTCCCTCATACCACATCCAGTCCATCAGTAAAATACCAGAATATCCCAAATTTGACCGATGGTCACCTCCTCGCTGTTTATAGCCTGGTCTGAGCCCTTTCATTTTATGGTTGGATTACTGCAGTCGTCTCCTAACGGGTCACCTTTTGCCCCCTATTATAgtctacacagcagccagaggaaacAGATAACATTACTACTTTGTACCCTCAAATGGGgccttccctggcaatccagtggttaagactttgccttccaatacagggggtgcaggttcaatccctggtcgtggatctaagatccctcatgcctcgtggccaaaagaccaaaacatgaaacagaagcattATTATAACCAAtacaataaagacttttaaaatggtccacatcaaaaaaaaaaatcttaaaaaaaaaaacaaccctcaaatGGTTTCCAACTGCAACTAGAATAAAAGCCAAACTCTAAGGCCGAAAACCCGGCCCCTACTGAGCTCTGAGACCCCTACCAGGGACACCCCTCACCCCCGCCTGCATGGTGTCCTTATGGCTATTTGTTCAACCATCGTAATTCAAGCCCCTGAgcctttgcactagctgttcCCTTAGCCTGGCAGATTCTTACCTTGACCTCTGCATTCCTTCCCACACTCAGATCTCTGCTCAAGTGTCACCTCTTCCGAGAAGCATTTCTTAACACCCAAATTAAATTAGCCTCCTCTATCCCTACCCCTGACTCAAGCCACTCCTGGTCTGTCCCTTGGCGTTAATTTCATCACTGAATTGATACTCTGCAATTTGTATTTACTTCCCGGTTAGCTGTTTCCCCAGTGAAATAACTTCACAAGGGCAGGGACGATTATCTGCCTTTGGATTACCACTGCGCCCAGCACTTCGTAGGCCCTCAGGGAATATTTGCAGTCTTTGTCTGCCCGCCTGCCTGCCAGTCTGTCCTGTGCTGTGGACTCTGACCCTCTCAGCAGCTCTGGGGCCTGGCGAGGGGTGTGGGGTTCCCAAGGCTCACCCTCGGCTACTGTTCTCCTGGCAGGTCCTTCACCTACATCAAGGAGCGATATGGCCCCTACGTCGCAGGTGCCTCTTTCATCCTGAAGCAGGGAGGCGCAGTCAAGTATGATGGCAAAGGTGTCAgaatggggttgggggaggcggGAGAGCGGCTCTCTAAGCCCCG from Balaenoptera musculus isolate JJ_BM4_2016_0621 chromosome 19, mBalMus1.pri.v3, whole genome shotgun sequence includes:
- the ERICH4 gene encoding glutamate-rich protein 4, which codes for MELWKQLRQAGLVPPGLGPPPRALRVVPPVKRVGQTLMFPGADTGGARESLLWIWKELVNLRLVDVQLLGQLCSLGLEMGALQEELITFLEEEEDRELEGKQEGACGPAPGHRLPDFEMTI